One region of Ornithinibacter aureus genomic DNA includes:
- a CDS encoding RDD family protein, with amino-acid sequence MSEQSPQPHGPYGAAQPPAPNHYGGGYGQAPAYAGGPAMHPGSLGYVQANFGQVATFGQRVLALLVDVLISMIGLIPMIIGVIMLVAAAPSELYVDEYGMTQSDGGSGSVAVIGGLLVGLGVLLSIAISLWNRVFKMGRTGQSVGKKVIGLKLVDDKTGQPIGAGQCFLRELVSNIVNQLIYLSYLWMLWDDNKQTLADKAVHSTVVVVPKG; translated from the coding sequence ATGAGTGAACAGTCCCCCCAGCCCCACGGCCCCTACGGCGCGGCGCAGCCGCCGGCCCCGAACCACTACGGTGGCGGCTACGGCCAGGCCCCCGCGTACGCCGGCGGCCCGGCCATGCACCCGGGCTCGCTCGGTTACGTGCAGGCCAACTTCGGTCAGGTCGCCACGTTCGGCCAGCGCGTCCTGGCGCTGCTCGTCGACGTGCTGATCAGCATGATCGGTCTGATCCCCATGATCATCGGGGTCATCATGCTGGTGGCAGCAGCGCCGTCCGAGCTCTACGTCGACGAGTACGGCATGACCCAGAGCGACGGTGGCAGCGGATCAGTGGCCGTGATCGGGGGCCTGCTCGTCGGCCTCGGGGTGCTGCTGTCGATCGCCATCAGCCTGTGGAACCGGGTCTTCAAGATGGGCCGTACGGGCCAGAGCGTCGGCAAGAAGGTCATCGGTCTCAAGCTCGTCGACGACAAGACCGGCCAGCCCATCGGCGCCGGGCAGTGTTTCCTGCGCGAGCTCGTCAGCAACATCGTCAACCAGCTGATCTACCTGTCGTACCTGTGGATGCTGTGGGACGACAACAAGCAGACCCTCGCCGACAAGGCGGTGCACTCCACGGTCGTGGTCGTCCCCAAGGGCTGA
- a CDS encoding DUF4032 domain-containing protein — MALEITAARPDPALLDLPWRIPLEEWPEDLLAALPRGISRHVVRFVRLSGRVLAVKEIKADIAQREYEMLRILNRMDMPCVEPFAVVSGRVAEDGTELDACLITVHLQFSLPYRALYSQSLRKGTATRLIDALAVLLVRLHLAGFWWGDVSLSNTLFRRDAGAFAAYLVDAETGELRPRLSDGQREHDLEIARVNIAGELMDLEAGGLLQEDRDPVEVSARIVSRYRELWDALTGSQLIADEERWRVDDRIRSLNALGFDVDELAITTDIDGTSIQIQPKVVDSGHHSRRLLRLTGLDVRENQARRLLNDLDAYTAGTGRQGEDETIVAHDWLTNVYEPVTRRVPRELVTKLEPAEVFHEVLEHRWYMAERAQHDIPIEDAIDDYVRSILPGKPDEQAVLGIDTQQLPVIAKSKGRG, encoded by the coding sequence ATGGCACTGGAGATCACCGCCGCCCGCCCGGACCCCGCCCTGCTGGACCTGCCGTGGCGCATCCCGCTCGAGGAGTGGCCCGAGGACCTGCTGGCCGCCCTGCCGCGCGGCATCTCCCGACACGTCGTGCGCTTCGTGCGCCTGTCGGGCCGGGTGCTGGCGGTCAAGGAGATCAAGGCCGACATCGCGCAGCGCGAGTACGAGATGCTGCGCATCCTCAACCGCATGGACATGCCCTGCGTCGAGCCCTTCGCGGTGGTGAGCGGGCGCGTCGCCGAGGACGGCACCGAGCTCGACGCCTGCCTCATCACCGTCCACCTGCAGTTCTCGCTGCCGTACCGCGCGCTCTACAGCCAGTCGCTGCGCAAGGGCACGGCCACGCGTCTCATCGACGCCCTCGCCGTGCTCCTGGTGCGCCTGCACCTGGCCGGGTTCTGGTGGGGTGACGTCTCGCTGTCCAACACCCTCTTCCGGCGCGATGCCGGGGCGTTCGCCGCCTACCTGGTCGACGCCGAGACCGGCGAGCTGCGACCCAGGCTCAGCGACGGGCAGCGCGAGCACGACCTCGAGATCGCCCGGGTCAACATCGCCGGTGAGCTGATGGACCTCGAGGCCGGCGGCCTGCTCCAGGAGGACCGCGACCCCGTCGAGGTCAGCGCGCGCATCGTCTCGCGATACCGCGAGCTGTGGGATGCCCTGACCGGCAGCCAACTCATCGCTGACGAGGAGCGCTGGCGCGTCGACGACCGCATCCGCTCGCTCAACGCCCTCGGGTTCGACGTCGACGAACTGGCCATCACGACCGACATCGACGGGACGTCCATCCAGATCCAGCCCAAGGTCGTCGATTCCGGGCACCACTCGCGGCGCCTGCTGCGCCTCACCGGCCTCGATGTCCGAGAGAACCAGGCCCGCCGCCTGCTCAACGACCTCGACGCATACACCGCCGGCACCGGACGCCAGGGCGAGGACGAGACGATCGTGGCCCACGACTGGCTGACCAACGTCTACGAGCCGGTGACCCGGCGGGTGCCGCGCGAGCTGGTCACCAAGCTCGAACCCGCCGAGGTCTTCCACGAGGTGCTGGAGCACCGCTGGTACATGGCCGAGCGCGCGCAGCACGACATCCCCATCGAGGACGCGATCGACGACTACGTGCGCTCGATCCTTCCCGGCAAGCCCGACGAGCAGGCGGTCCTGGGCATCGACACCCAGCAGTTGCCCGTCATCGCGAAGTCCAAGGGGCGGGGCTGA
- a CDS encoding ABC transporter ATP-binding protein translates to MATVKFDNATRIYPGNDTPSVDKLNIDVEDGEFLVLVGPSGCGKSTSLRMLAGLEEVNGGKIWIGDRDVTDLSPKDRDVAMVFQNYALYPHMTVADNMGFALKIAGVDKGEIRKRVEEAAAILDLTTYLERKPKALSGGQRQRVAMGRAIVRSPQVFLMDEPLSNLDAKLRVQTRTQIASLQRRLGVTTVYVTHDQIEAMTMGDRIALLKDGILQQCASPREMYDKPNNVFVAGFIGSPAMNLVSVPVTEDGVQFGSHRLPVDRSLLGAAGSHVIVGMRPEDVEVTTDRDGLELVVDVVEELGADAYVYATPANPDVKLEGGGDDALAKPFIARVDGRNVPDKGSKIYVYPNPNHMHVFNKETGQRMG, encoded by the coding sequence ATGGCAACCGTGAAGTTCGACAACGCCACCCGGATCTACCCCGGCAACGACACCCCCTCCGTCGACAAGCTGAACATCGACGTCGAGGACGGCGAGTTCCTGGTTCTCGTCGGCCCCTCCGGGTGTGGCAAGTCCACCTCGCTGCGCATGCTCGCCGGCCTCGAAGAGGTCAACGGCGGCAAGATCTGGATCGGTGACCGTGACGTCACCGACCTGTCGCCCAAGGACCGCGACGTCGCAATGGTCTTCCAGAACTACGCGCTGTACCCGCACATGACGGTCGCCGACAACATGGGCTTCGCCCTGAAGATCGCCGGCGTCGACAAGGGCGAGATCCGCAAGCGCGTCGAGGAGGCAGCCGCCATCCTCGACCTCACCACCTACCTCGAGCGCAAGCCGAAGGCCCTCTCCGGTGGCCAGCGCCAGCGCGTCGCCATGGGCCGGGCCATCGTCCGCTCCCCCCAGGTCTTCCTCATGGACGAGCCGCTGTCCAACCTCGACGCCAAGCTGCGCGTGCAGACCCGCACCCAGATCGCCTCGCTCCAGCGCCGGCTCGGCGTCACCACGGTCTACGTCACGCACGACCAGATCGAGGCCATGACCATGGGTGACCGCATCGCCCTGCTCAAGGACGGCATCCTCCAGCAGTGCGCCAGCCCGCGCGAGATGTACGACAAGCCGAACAACGTCTTCGTCGCCGGCTTCATCGGCTCCCCCGCGATGAACCTCGTCTCGGTGCCGGTCACCGAGGACGGCGTCCAGTTCGGCAGCCACCGCCTGCCCGTCGACCGCTCGCTGCTCGGTGCCGCCGGGTCGCACGTGATCGTCGGCATGCGCCCCGAGGACGTCGAGGTCACCACCGACCGTGACGGGCTCGAGCTCGTGGTCGACGTCGTCGAGGAGCTCGGCGCCGACGCCTACGTCTACGCCACCCCGGCGAACCCCGACGTCAAGCTCGAGGGCGGTGGCGACGACGCCCTCGCCAAGCCGTTCATCGCGCGGGTCGACGGCCGCAACGTGCCCGACAAGGGCTCGAAGATCTACGTCTACCCGAACCCGAACCACATGCACGTGTTCAACAAGGAGACCGGCCAGCGCATGGGCTGA
- a CDS encoding LacI family DNA-binding transcriptional regulator yields the protein MRSARLADIAAQADVSEATVSRVLNDRPGVADATRRAVLTAIDVLGYDRPARLRPKSALLVGLVMPELVNPIFPAFAQVIETALAAAGFTPVLCTQTPGGVHEDDYVQMLIDRGVSGIIFLSGQHADATSDPARYQALRERGLPIVLVNGWLQGIDAPFVSNDDVASMDLAVSHLAQLGHTEIGLALGPERYTPVIRKVQGFTAAMHQHLGVEQAHLERLITHTVFSLEGGAAAAGRLITRGATAVICGSDLMALGAIRQARAMGRSVPADFSVVGYDDSTMMAFTDPPLTTIRQSVEAMGDAAVRALLDDIAGEGPPRAEYVFRPELVVRGSTGAAPPHG from the coding sequence ATCCGCTCTGCGCGACTCGCCGACATCGCCGCCCAGGCCGACGTCAGCGAGGCGACGGTCAGCCGTGTGCTGAACGACCGGCCCGGGGTGGCCGACGCCACGCGCCGCGCCGTGCTCACCGCCATCGACGTGCTCGGCTACGACCGCCCGGCCAGGTTGCGGCCGAAGTCGGCGCTGCTCGTCGGGCTCGTCATGCCCGAACTGGTCAACCCCATCTTCCCCGCGTTCGCCCAGGTCATCGAGACCGCGCTCGCCGCCGCGGGGTTCACCCCGGTGCTGTGCACCCAGACCCCCGGCGGGGTACACGAGGACGACTACGTGCAGATGCTCATCGACCGTGGCGTCTCCGGCATCATCTTCCTGTCCGGGCAGCACGCCGACGCGACCTCGGACCCCGCCCGCTACCAGGCCCTGCGCGAGCGTGGCCTGCCGATCGTGCTCGTCAACGGGTGGCTCCAGGGCATCGACGCCCCCTTCGTCTCCAACGACGACGTCGCCTCGATGGACCTCGCCGTCAGCCACCTCGCCCAGCTCGGGCACACCGAGATCGGCCTGGCCCTGGGGCCCGAGCGCTACACCCCCGTGATCCGCAAGGTGCAGGGGTTCACCGCCGCCATGCACCAGCACCTAGGCGTCGAACAGGCGCACCTCGAACGGTTGATCACCCACACGGTCTTCAGCCTCGAGGGGGGCGCGGCCGCAGCCGGTCGCCTCATCACCCGCGGTGCGACGGCCGTCATCTGCGGCTCCGACCTCATGGCCCTCGGAGCCATCCGTCAGGCGCGAGCCATGGGGCGCAGCGTGCCTGCCGACTTCTCGGTGGTCGGCTACGACGACTCGACGATGATGGCGTTCACCGACCCTCCGCTGACGACGATCCGCCAGTCGGTGGAGGCCATGGGGGACGCCGCGGTGCGGGCGCTGCTCGATGACATCGCCGGTGAGGGTCCCCCGCGCGCCGAGTACGTCTTCCGCCCCGAGCTCGTCGTGCGAGGGTCGACGGGGGCGGCACCGCCGCACGGCTGA
- a CDS encoding CBS domain-containing protein, whose translation MRISDVVRLKGGDVVTVRSDASVTELLALLSEHRIGAVVVSDDGETVHGIVSERDIVRHLHTDGAALLETPVHQIMTAEVHTCVPEDSLDDLESAMTEKRFRHVPVLSDGKLVAIVSIGDVVKNRIDDLQAERDQLRTYIQS comes from the coding sequence ATGAGGATCTCGGACGTGGTCAGGCTCAAGGGTGGAGACGTCGTCACGGTGCGTTCGGACGCCTCCGTGACCGAGTTGCTGGCGCTGCTCTCGGAGCACCGAATCGGTGCCGTGGTCGTCAGTGACGACGGAGAGACGGTGCACGGCATCGTCAGCGAGCGCGACATCGTGCGCCACCTGCACACCGACGGCGCGGCGCTGCTCGAGACCCCGGTGCACCAGATCATGACGGCCGAGGTGCACACCTGCGTGCCCGAGGACAGCCTCGACGACCTCGAGTCGGCGATGACCGAGAAGCGGTTCCGCCACGTGCCGGTGCTCTCGGACGGCAAGCTCGTCGCCATCGTCAGCATCGGCGACGTCGTGAAGAACCGGATCGATGACCTCCAGGCCGAGCGCGACCAGCTGCGCACGTACATCCAGTCCTGA
- a CDS encoding serine/threonine-protein kinase, with protein MTADAIADGPVPDDAEELEEPREHTRLGQYRLVQRIGEGGMGVVHLALDRHGRAVALKVLRPHIALDPDARTRLAREVNSLSRVSSPFVAPIIDADVEGPRPYIVTRYVPGPSLDEQVAERGLLPPAELYRVAHGLAEALDAIHGAGVIHRDVKPANVLLVDGEPVLIDFGIAHVADDVRLTMAGLVMGTPGYLAPEVISGQDVTPATDWWGWAATTAFAAGGVPPFGRGAMSAVLARVAQGEPDLLAVDPRIEPLLYAALAPDPAQRPHHHEVVAALESYAHGAPATAAIEVRRVRPPTQVLAVVPTSVMQPAPPAAPAVAVAPTGPPVAPPAARAPAGPPVAPPAAPALVPPPPQWASAPAPVQPPPGYHQHLPAPAPVPGQVAGPVPESESDWDAARQGLGPYADPRIGRPSRAGTLLALLALLGSLSAAAPVVAAMALLGWIALARTADRSVTSLVMRRHERGARSSDVAVAVASSPWHLVVGTIGALLTAVLPLFVGLCALFATALVLGIASGADVSTGQTIPLVAAGIFAGLTAWWGPGGASLRRGSRSIVRGISPGETMRQVLAALLLVAAAGILAVTVTGDGATWWPRTTAPSWVDTTVPAP; from the coding sequence ATGACCGCCGACGCGATCGCCGACGGCCCCGTGCCCGACGATGCCGAAGAGCTCGAGGAACCCCGCGAACACACGCGCCTCGGGCAGTACCGGCTTGTCCAGCGCATCGGTGAGGGCGGGATGGGCGTGGTGCACCTCGCCCTGGACCGCCACGGTCGGGCGGTCGCCCTCAAGGTGCTGCGACCGCACATCGCCCTCGACCCGGATGCGCGCACCCGCCTCGCTCGCGAGGTCAACTCCCTGAGCCGGGTGAGCAGCCCGTTCGTCGCCCCGATCATCGACGCCGACGTCGAGGGCCCGCGGCCCTACATCGTGACGCGCTACGTCCCCGGGCCCTCGCTGGACGAACAGGTCGCCGAGCGAGGGCTGTTGCCACCGGCCGAGCTGTACCGCGTCGCCCACGGCCTCGCCGAGGCGCTGGACGCCATCCACGGCGCGGGCGTCATCCACCGCGACGTCAAGCCGGCCAACGTCCTGCTCGTCGACGGCGAACCCGTGCTCATCGACTTCGGCATCGCCCACGTCGCCGACGACGTCCGGCTCACGATGGCCGGGTTGGTCATGGGCACCCCCGGTTACCTCGCCCCGGAGGTCATCAGCGGTCAGGACGTCACGCCGGCGACCGACTGGTGGGGGTGGGCCGCGACGACCGCGTTCGCCGCGGGCGGGGTGCCGCCCTTCGGTCGCGGGGCCATGAGCGCCGTGCTCGCCCGGGTCGCCCAGGGCGAGCCCGACCTGCTCGCGGTCGACCCACGCATCGAACCCCTGCTCTACGCGGCGCTCGCGCCCGACCCGGCCCAGCGCCCGCACCACCACGAGGTCGTCGCGGCGCTCGAGAGCTACGCCCACGGCGCCCCGGCGACGGCGGCCATCGAGGTGCGCCGCGTGCGCCCACCGACGCAGGTGCTCGCCGTCGTGCCGACCAGCGTCATGCAGCCAGCACCCCCGGCGGCACCTGCGGTTGCGGTCGCGCCGACTGGACCTCCGGTTGCACCTCCCGCTGCGCGCGCGCCTGCTGGACCTCCGGTTGCACCTCCCGCTGCGCCCGCGCTCGTGCCGCCACCGCCGCAGTGGGCGTCCGCGCCCGCGCCGGTGCAACCGCCGCCCGGCTACCACCAGCACCTCCCCGCGCCCGCCCCGGTGCCGGGGCAGGTGGCTGGCCCCGTCCCGGAGTCGGAGTCGGACTGGGATGCCGCTCGTCAGGGTCTTGGTCCCTACGCGGACCCCCGCATCGGCCGACCGAGCCGGGCGGGCACGCTGCTCGCCCTGCTGGCGCTGCTCGGGTCGCTGTCGGCGGCCGCCCCGGTGGTGGCCGCGATGGCCCTGCTCGGCTGGATCGCCCTCGCGCGCACGGCCGACCGGTCGGTGACCTCCCTCGTCATGCGCCGTCACGAACGTGGAGCCCGCAGCAGCGACGTCGCCGTGGCCGTCGCGAGCAGCCCGTGGCACCTGGTCGTCGGCACGATCGGCGCCCTGCTCACCGCGGTGCTCCCGCTGTTCGTGGGGCTGTGCGCCCTGTTCGCAACCGCGCTCGTGCTCGGGATCGCGAGCGGGGCCGATGTCAGCACGGGCCAGACCATCCCCCTGGTGGCGGCCGGCATCTTCGCGGGGCTCACCGCGTGGTGGGGTCCGGGCGGCGCCAGCCTCCGGCGGGGCAGCCGCAGCATCGTGCGCGGCATCTCTCCCGGTGAGACGATGCGTCAGGTCCTGGCGGCGCTCCTGCTCGTGGCCGCGGCCGGCATCCTCGCCGTGACCGTGACGGGTGACGGCGCGACCTGGTGGCCACGCACCACGGCACCCTCGTGGGTCGACACGACGGTTCCGGCGCCGTGA
- a CDS encoding threonine/serine ThrE exporter family protein — MTTPPKRHPARVPGWRRGGFMVGEEPTEPMPMNDLLRGTPYRDIRVPGEAAEDAQVRRALDLAARVGELMLRCGAGAPQVVGSVAAVAASAGVDVIEVDITLQSLLVQASSSSGRPHTLLRVVRRTRHDYARLAAVHELVEGLADGSIDSRDADRLLREIKRTPRRFSVTAVSVASAVLASSVAVMIGASPAAAVITVLVVLVVTGVNRVHSGFDLPEFYGNAINALVATVLAGLAYAVATLVGSPLGEQDFAFIVAGGIVAMLPGRTMAAAIEDVLFGFPLTGAGRLLSVLVALMGLIIGIGAGLKVMLWITTVLDTQFVSPTVLELRTDQGALVTALLGALFVGLSAAVTVQSRARLILPTGLLSVGAATIGAILQRSLEFGVITATGFAAIALGAVGRVVAAGLRVPSMVIIVPASFALLPGLTIFRGLYELVAVGGASAGSLTIQSGLTTLLSAGAVLLAIATGTVFGEILTSRWDTSVRGERPKGSDAG, encoded by the coding sequence ATGACGACGCCCCCGAAACGGCATCCGGCCAGGGTCCCGGGCTGGCGGCGCGGTGGCTTCATGGTGGGCGAGGAGCCGACCGAACCCATGCCGATGAACGACCTGCTGCGCGGGACGCCGTATCGCGACATCCGCGTCCCCGGCGAGGCGGCCGAGGACGCACAGGTCAGGCGCGCGCTCGACCTCGCCGCGCGGGTCGGTGAGCTCATGCTGCGCTGTGGTGCAGGTGCCCCGCAGGTCGTCGGCAGCGTCGCGGCGGTCGCGGCCTCAGCGGGTGTCGACGTGATCGAGGTGGACATCACCCTGCAGTCCCTGCTCGTCCAGGCCAGCAGCTCGAGCGGGCGACCGCACACCCTGCTGCGCGTCGTGCGGCGCACCCGGCACGACTACGCGCGTCTGGCCGCCGTGCACGAACTCGTCGAGGGCCTCGCGGACGGGTCGATCGACTCCCGGGATGCCGATCGTCTGCTGCGCGAGATCAAGCGCACCCCGCGGCGCTTCTCCGTCACAGCGGTATCCGTGGCCAGCGCGGTGCTGGCGTCGTCCGTCGCGGTGATGATCGGTGCCAGCCCGGCGGCCGCCGTCATCACGGTGCTCGTCGTGCTCGTCGTGACGGGGGTGAACCGGGTGCACTCCGGGTTCGACCTGCCCGAGTTCTACGGCAACGCGATCAACGCGCTCGTGGCCACGGTGTTGGCAGGCCTGGCGTATGCCGTGGCGACGCTCGTCGGGTCCCCGCTCGGGGAGCAGGACTTCGCGTTCATCGTCGCGGGCGGCATCGTCGCCATGCTGCCCGGGCGAACGATGGCCGCGGCAATCGAGGACGTGCTGTTCGGGTTCCCGCTCACCGGGGCGGGGCGGTTGCTGTCTGTGCTGGTCGCGCTCATGGGGCTGATCATCGGCATCGGCGCCGGCCTGAAGGTCATGCTGTGGATCACGACCGTGCTCGACACCCAGTTCGTCTCGCCGACGGTGCTCGAACTGCGCACGGATCAGGGCGCGCTCGTCACTGCTCTGCTCGGCGCCCTGTTCGTCGGGCTCAGCGCCGCGGTGACCGTGCAGAGTCGGGCGCGACTCATCCTGCCGACCGGGCTGCTCTCGGTGGGTGCCGCCACGATCGGGGCGATCCTGCAGCGCTCCCTGGAGTTCGGGGTCATCACGGCCACCGGGTTCGCGGCCATCGCCCTCGGTGCCGTCGGGCGGGTCGTGGCGGCAGGACTGCGGGTGCCGTCGATGGTCATCATCGTGCCGGCCTCGTTCGCGCTGCTTCCGGGTCTGACGATCTTCCGCGGCCTGTACGAGCTGGTGGCCGTCGGCGGGGCGTCAGCGGGGTCGCTGACGATCCAGTCAGGCCTGACGACCCTGCTGTCGGCCGGGGCCGTGCTGCTCGCGATCGCGACGGGCACGGTCTTCGGCGAGATCCTCACGTCACGGTGGGACACCTCGGTGCGCGGCGAGCGGCCGAAGGGCAGCGACGCCGGCTGA
- a CDS encoding tyrosine-type recombinase/integrase, which yields MGPDLVRRPAPQTFETKGDAEGWLGRRRGEVMAGEWQPPVKVPKVAPLTFDAYAAQWLRERDLKPRTREGYEHLMRSYLSPVLGPQIIDTITPSVVRTWWSQLPADKPTVRARSYALLKAVMNTAVADEVIDSNPCRIRGAANTPRAREIRPASIDELAVIVEAIPSRHRALVLLCAWCALRSGEVLELRRKDVDVAAETVRVVRAVSWVGGQPIVGTPKSAAGTRVVSIPPHVVPAVAHHLETMTAASPDALLFPGRDGVSHLQPSTLHRNWRMAREAAGRPDLRVHDLRHTGATMAARAGATLAELQQRLGHSSVSAALRYQHAAQGRDKEIAAALSAMAARESH from the coding sequence GTGGGCCCGGACCTGGTCCGGCGGCCCGCTCCGCAGACGTTCGAGACCAAGGGGGATGCCGAGGGCTGGCTCGGGCGACGTCGTGGGGAGGTGATGGCGGGGGAGTGGCAGCCGCCGGTGAAGGTGCCCAAGGTGGCACCGCTGACCTTCGATGCCTACGCGGCCCAGTGGTTGCGAGAGCGTGACCTCAAGCCCCGCACCCGGGAGGGCTACGAGCACCTGATGCGCAGCTACCTCAGCCCCGTGCTCGGTCCGCAGATCATCGACACGATCACGCCCAGCGTCGTGCGTACCTGGTGGTCGCAGCTGCCGGCCGACAAGCCGACTGTCCGGGCTCGTAGCTATGCGCTGCTCAAGGCGGTCATGAACACGGCCGTCGCCGACGAGGTGATCGACAGCAACCCGTGTCGTATCCGGGGCGCGGCGAACACGCCTCGGGCCAGGGAGATCCGCCCGGCCTCCATCGATGAGCTGGCGGTGATCGTCGAGGCCATCCCGAGCCGCCACCGTGCCCTGGTGCTGCTGTGCGCGTGGTGCGCGCTGCGTAGCGGGGAGGTCCTCGAGCTGCGGCGCAAGGACGTCGACGTCGCGGCTGAGACAGTGAGGGTCGTCCGGGCGGTGTCGTGGGTTGGTGGCCAGCCCATCGTGGGGACACCGAAGTCGGCAGCAGGGACGAGGGTGGTGTCCATCCCGCCACACGTGGTCCCTGCGGTTGCCCATCACCTCGAGACGATGACGGCTGCGAGCCCGGACGCGTTGCTCTTCCCGGGGCGCGACGGGGTGTCGCACCTGCAGCCGTCGACGCTGCACCGGAACTGGCGCATGGCGCGCGAGGCTGCCGGTCGCCCGGACTTGCGGGTGCACGACCTGCGGCACACCGGCGCGACGATGGCGGCGCGGGCGGGGGCGACCCTCGCCGAGCTCCAGCAGCGTCTTGGCCACAGTTCCGTCTCCGCGGCCTTGCGATACCAGCACGCGGCCCAGGGACGGGACAAGGAGATCGCCGCCGCCCTCTCCGCGATGGCCGCCCGCGAGAGCCACTAG
- a CDS encoding IS1634 family transposase, producing MVFIRKSAGRSGATKVQIAERRGGRNHIVEHVGTARSEVELAVLMAEANRRLRPGQEVLDLGIDDEPVPGRAGVITGKRSAVLWQVLTAVYARLGFDTIGDAAFEQLVLARIVEPTSKADSLRVLDELGVGHGSLRTMFRCLKRAGVEDYRSQVASACFEHASTSGDVSLCLYDVTTLYFEAEHEDELRKVGYSKERRVDPQIIVGLLVDRAGFPLEIGCWEGNKAETATMLPIIRQFQARHSIEAMVVVADAGMLSAGNLKDLHEAGLRFIVGSRVTKAPADLASHFRWHGDAFTDGQVIDTITPRVATTTARGVNDEKKRAEPVWDPGVHERSWRAVWAYSAKRAARDAKTLTLQENRAKAVIAGEKAARTPRFVTVKNGSRSLDETSLARARRVVGLKGYVTNIPATLMPAGEVIASYHELWHVEASFRMSKSDLRARPIFHHTRDAIEAHLTIVFAALAVARYLQDATGMSIKKIVNTLRPLQQVTVRIAGHEHLAHDPLTPAAESILDALDLSAQ from the coding sequence GTGGTGTTCATCCGGAAGTCGGCTGGCCGTTCTGGCGCCACGAAGGTGCAGATCGCCGAGCGTCGCGGCGGGCGGAACCACATCGTCGAGCATGTCGGGACGGCTCGCTCGGAGGTTGAGTTGGCTGTGCTGATGGCCGAGGCGAACCGGCGGTTGCGCCCTGGGCAGGAGGTGCTCGACCTGGGGATCGATGACGAGCCCGTGCCGGGGCGGGCTGGGGTGATCACCGGGAAGCGGTCCGCGGTGCTGTGGCAGGTCCTTACGGCCGTGTACGCGCGGTTGGGGTTCGACACCATCGGTGATGCCGCGTTCGAGCAGCTGGTGCTGGCCCGGATCGTGGAGCCGACGAGCAAGGCGGACTCGCTGCGGGTGCTCGACGAGCTCGGGGTGGGGCACGGGTCGCTACGCACGATGTTCCGCTGCCTGAAGCGCGCTGGGGTTGAGGACTATCGATCCCAGGTCGCGTCTGCGTGCTTCGAGCACGCCTCCACCAGCGGGGACGTCTCCTTGTGCCTTTACGACGTGACCACGTTGTACTTCGAGGCCGAGCACGAGGACGAGCTGCGCAAGGTCGGCTACTCCAAGGAACGCAGGGTGGACCCGCAGATCATCGTCGGGCTGCTGGTGGACCGGGCCGGGTTCCCGTTGGAGATCGGCTGCTGGGAGGGCAACAAGGCCGAGACGGCGACGATGCTCCCGATCATCCGCCAGTTCCAGGCCCGGCACAGCATCGAGGCCATGGTCGTGGTCGCCGACGCGGGGATGCTGTCCGCGGGCAACCTCAAAGACCTGCACGAGGCCGGGCTGCGGTTCATCGTCGGCTCCAGGGTCACCAAGGCCCCGGCCGACCTGGCCTCGCACTTTCGCTGGCACGGCGACGCATTCACCGACGGGCAGGTCATCGACACCATCACCCCGCGGGTGGCCACCACCACCGCACGCGGCGTCAACGACGAGAAGAAGCGGGCGGAGCCGGTGTGGGACCCGGGCGTGCACGAGCGGTCGTGGCGAGCGGTGTGGGCGTACTCGGCCAAACGCGCCGCCAGGGACGCCAAGACGTTGACGTTGCAGGAGAACCGGGCCAAGGCTGTGATCGCCGGGGAGAAGGCTGCCCGCACGCCGAGGTTCGTGACGGTCAAGAACGGCTCACGCAGCTTGGACGAGACCTCGCTGGCGCGGGCGCGTCGCGTGGTCGGGCTCAAGGGGTACGTCACGAACATCCCCGCGACGCTGATGCCCGCCGGTGAAGTCATCGCCAGCTACCACGAGCTGTGGCACGTCGAAGCGTCGTTCCGGATGAGCAAGAGCGACCTGCGAGCCCGGCCGATCTTCCACCACACCCGCGACGCGATCGAGGCCCACCTCACGATCGTGTTCGCCGCGTTGGCCGTCGCCCGCTACCTGCAAGACGCCACCGGGATGAGCATCAAGAAGATCGTCAACACGCTGCGACCGCTGCAACAAGTCACCGTCCGCATCGCCGGCCACGAACACCTCGCCCACGACCCGCTCACCCCCGCCGCGGAATCGATCCTCGACGCCCTCGACCTCAGCGCTCAGTGA